The genomic stretch TGGCTCCTCAGGCCACCCCGCCCGTTCTGTGTCACCAGCAGCGAGGTGCCCGCCGTCTCCGTGAAGTAGCTGCCAGACCAGTTGGAGGTTCCTGCCGGGTGGGGTCAGAGAGTCAGAGCCCACAGCTGTGCCTGGAGCCCCCTTCTGCCCCCACGGCGGCACTCGGGACACTCACCGATGTAGGTGGCACGTTCGGTCACCATGTACTTGTTGTGGTTGACACGGGCATATGGGATTCGGGCCTGGGCCTCATCCGCAGGGACCACGAAGAGTTTCtgagggggcggggaggacaggggaggacAGGAAGGAGCGTGAGATCCAGGTAGGGCTGGAGAGGCCCCGGGTCTGGGCCAGGGGAGGAATCCGGTCTGCAGGACTGGGGACCCGGCTGCTTCCCATGGAACTACCAGAGCCAGAGCAGGGCCCGGCAGAGTGGGAATCAGTAACCCCGGCTAAAAGAAAAGACCCTGTTGCTCCTTTGTCCTTCATTCTAGAATGTCTACGTGTCCCTTCGGTCTCAACTCAGACATCCCCTATTCCTGAAAGGCCTCCTGGATCACCCTCATGCTGGACCAggctaaggcagatgcttcctCCGGGCCCCACTTTCCTGGTCATGATGCCTCCTCCATCTGGGGTCCtgtcctcctccctgggccccaccaTTCTGGCCCGACTCACGGTCTCCCCATCATGGCACAGCCCTGTCCTTCTGGGTCAGGCCTGTCAGATGACAGGTGAGCTCCACAAGGCCTATGCCTTCGGCATTGCCCTGCACAAGGGCTGAGGACTGGGTGTGCAGTGGGTGCTTACCACCTGGATATCGGAGTGGGTGTGGTTGTCACGCAGGGCAGCCAGGGACAGCAGGAAGGCCCGCATAGACGGCTCCGAGTGGCCCCAGCAGCTGATCAACAGGCGCACCTTGACGCCCCGCTCGTAGGCAGCCCGCCGGAGCCCATCGTCAATGGCAGGCCAGAACCTTGGGGACGGGGGTGCAGGATTCAGAGGGCAGCCTTACCTGTGGCCTTACCCTgagctgcagggaggctgctctAGCTGCTAAGCGCCCTTAAACCGTTCCAAGACCGCCCTGTCTCTGGCTCCCAGTCCTGTTCCTGCCTCCTCACATCCCACATGCCCTATCCTGCTTCCAGCTCCCATTCCTGCCCCCGAGCCCCTCATCCTGTCTCCAGCCCATTCTCTCTGCTCCCTGACTCGGATATGGATATCCCACACCCCgcactccctgccctgcccccaaccccacgATTCTCATCCTTTTCTGTCCCTACTTCCTCtggtctcctctgcctctccctgtggctTCCCTTTGCTTTGGTCCCCCTGCCTGCATTCTGGcctcatccctccctctccctctgcctcttcagCTTGAGGCAGGTCCCTGCCCCAAGCCCTGTCCGTGGGGCGGCCGTACCTGTGAGGGTGAGAGAACTCCATGGTGGGCAGGTAGTTCATGACAGCAACGTAGATGAAACTCCGGGCATTGTCCACCACGTTGAGCAGGGCCTTCAGATCTGGGGTGCGGCCACTGGGACACAGTGGTGGGGGTGCACTCTGGGGGGTGATGGGGACAGTTAAGACACATGCCATGCAAAGGGTGCCATCACAGAGGACCCTGGGTACAGCTTGTCTCAAGCCAGGTCCCGTGGGTTGCATTGAATCCTCAGCCTCCGTGAAGGCGGCGGATAATTGTCAtgtccattttagagatgaggaagctgaggctcagagagggtaggtgacttgcctaaagtcacacagctgacaAATGGGGCCAAGATTTGAACCTAGGCTTTTTGGTTCCAGAATTTACGCTCTAACGCAGGGATTCTTGACAGAAGGGTCCTGCTCCAGCAGCAACATCAGCTGCAACTTGTTAGAACTGCAAATTCTTGGGCTTCACTGCACATGGCATACTGAACAGGCGCTGGGGTGGGGCTCAgagatctgtttgtttttttttaaagattttattcacccattgatgagaaacagagagagagagaggcagagacacaggcagagggagaagaaggctccctgtggggagcccgatgtgggactcgatcccaggaccctgggattatgacctgagccacccaggcgccccaggggaTCTGGGTTTTAACCAGCCCTCCCTGTGTTTCTGATACATGCTCTGGTTTAAGGACCTCTCCTGTCATCATGTGTGTCCCTGACTTGCTCATAGCCCATCAGGTTCACCCTGCTTATGTGCCATATGACACCATGCCCTTTACCCACTTCCCTCCAGTCTCATGACAGATGAGCAAATTCAAGCTCCGAAGGGGACGTGGTGATGGGGGAACCCTTAACCTTCTGTGTGAGACCACTAGAGCAAAGGACCCCAGTGAATGACATGTCCCTACATCCATGCCTTTCCGTGGCCCTCCACAATGACTCTGGCCTTGGCCAGGTGACTTGCTTGGTGGGGTTGCAGAGACGGAAGGGGATTTAGATTGGCCCCCCCAACCGGAGGAAATATCAAGAGCTGAAACCAGCAGTGCCTTGTATACAGTACTCAATATCTGCCATGGGCACAGCTGGCACTGGCCAAGAGACCTTTCCACGGTGATGTGACTGTTCATTATCTACAATGTTCAACACCGCCGCCGTTTGCTACATGAACCTACTAAGCCTTTGAAATGCAGGCTGGTGCAATTCAGGTACTGAACTTTTAGCAATGTTTAATTTTAGCTGACTTCAATGAAAAGAGCCACATGCAGCCATCCTGGGCAGCGCAGAGCTACCCCAGGGGCTCAGCATGCATGAACCCATTAGCCTGAAAGGTCGCAGATAATTATGGCAGCTGTTTTCAAGAGGAAACCAAGACCTAGGGAGGCTGGGACAtagccccggccccagccccagcagaaTGAGTATGAGTGAGTGGTCAGGACTCCCCTCCCACCACACCGGGCAGGGCTAGACAGAGACTGTGAGTGACCGGGTCCCTCTTCCCTAAGACTCACCGCCAGGTAGGCCAGAGCAGGGGTTCCATTGAGGCAGATCTCCATTGGTGTCTCTTGATTATAGCGGGTGTCATAGGGTCGGGGCCAGGTTGACGGGATGGAGCTGCCCGCCTGGCCCAGGTACCAATAGGCCTCAAAGATCTTGGTCAGGTCCCGAGCTAGGCAGCTGCAGTTATACATGACCACCCCCAGCTCCTTGACCTGTGGGAGGGCAGTGCTCAGCCTGGGGGTGGTGGCCTGGTGCTCACAGATGACATGAGCCCCCTTCCCCACTTTCTGCCCCTTGCCCCTCAATCTCCCCATCTATCTGCATCtcagtctccccacctccccccaccccgcaacAGAAGTCCCAGCATGGGCATGACCTTGACTCTAGGCTACAATCTCTTAAAATTTTGGTACAAATCATTTGGTTATTCCAAAATGTGAGGTTTCCTGAACCTTCACATATGCTGTTGCTTCTACCCTCTATAGGACAAGCTCCTACTCATTCTTAGGTCTCAGCTGagagcctcctcctccaggaggtCTCTCTTGACTGCCCAGACTATGTCAGGCAATTCTTCTGGGCTTTCATCGTCCCTTGGttttccctcatttctctttctggtgaCACTGGACTGGGAAGACTGGCACTGGGGAGGTCTCAGCTGTGGCTGTGTCTTCAGCATGTCCTCACAAGAATCAGTAAGATTAGgggctcaggaaatatttgttgagtgatcAATAATAAATGATCACTGCCTAAACCGTATCTTCTTTCCTGCCTTATGTTAATCTTGGCAGATCCTATAGATAGCATAGTAGTTGTCACCTCCTTTGGAAGACCTTTCCTGATACTCCAGACTGGGTCCCCTCTCCTGGCCCTGACCCTCTGGGCTGCCACCGCCTGGTGACCAGCCTGTCACCACACTGGACTGGCAGTTCCAAGAGGTCCATCGCCATGTTCCCAGCATCACCCGGGACAGTCCTGGGCTTAGAGCAGGCACTCAGGGAACTGAATAATGAAGGGAAAATTGGTGGACAGGGCTTTGGATGTCCTTCAGAGGAGCTGGGAGCTGTCACTGGGGATCAGAGCAGACCCCAGGCTTCCAGAAGCAGGCAGAAGGCAGGGAAAGCTGGATTTGGGTGAGCCTGGATTTAGGAAGGCCTGCTAGGAGATAGGAAGGAAGCCACTGCAGACTGGACAGAGAAGACTCTGGAACTGAAGAGGGGTACAGGTGGAGGCTGGGCACCCTCTGGAGCAGGGAGCAGCCATGAAGGGTGTGAGGGCAGGGTCTAGGCAGACCTGGGTCAGGGAGCGCCAGTCCATGTTGGCACTGCCGATGTAGAAGTGGGTCTGGTCCACCACCCAGAACTTGGTGTGCAGGACGCCATGGGTCAGCTTCTGCATGTCCACCATGCGCACCTGGGCCCCTGTGATAGGCAGGTTGTCAGGAGCCAGCTTGGGcgcccccaggcccagcccacccACAGCTGCGCTCTCTAGCTCACCACTCTGCAGCAGGGCCTGCAGGTCGGCCTGTGGCTGGGGCCCATTGGGCTTGCTCACAGTGATGCGGACCTTCACACCTTGAGGTGCCAGGGTCTGCAGCTGCCGGAGGACCTCCTCGCCCTGCGGAGAGGGGACAGCCTCTGAGGGGCTGGGCCAGCCGGCTCTCCAACCCCATGCAGCAACCCCAAAAGGCTGTTTTCATGTTGGGTTTCAATTTGCGAGCAGGAGTGAACAGGCTTTCCATTAGCCAGTACGCTGAGGGATGGGTTTATAGGCTAAGCTATTAAAACCTTTCATCTGTTTTAATTACTGGTGCTCTGGGCCCCATGGGGCCTCCCTGCCACTCCAGTCCTGCCCGGGACCTTCCCAAGATCCTGCCTTGGAAGCATCAATGCCTAGCACTGCACTGGGGCCTCCAAGTACCTTGCAGGATGTTGGTGGCATGGCACAGGCTGGGGGTCCGAGAAGGTATGGGTGAGGCCTGATGACGCCAATAACTCTAACAGCCAAGGATTCCCTGTCTCCTACTGTGAGCTGGGCCCCATTCTAAGCCCCTTCACATCTGGACTCACCGATTTCTCACCACTCTCATTGATGAGGCTGAGTATAATCCCCGAGGTGCGGAGGAGAAAACCGGGCACGGAGAACTCAGTGgtgaggtgggatttgaacccagatcacCTGCCTCCTATGTCTGTGCTTTGAACCACTCCAGTGGGAGCCAGCAGGGAGTGGGCGCTCATATCATTTTTAacttctgtaattatttttttcaggcaGTGCTCGAGGAGCCCCACAATTTTAATACATGTTAAGCCCACTTCTGACAACAAGAGGCAGcggaggggaggaaaaaagaagggaCAAATTCAGTGTGTTTTGCAAAGCAGGGGTTATCCACTCAGGCTGCTCCTTTACACACCttgaagttttatggtttttaaagtGTGCCTGTGCACTGAAACAAGGATATAAAGCAAACGCTTAGGCAAGGCTGattgtgtcagacactgtgctggCATCTGCGTGGATTCACCTGCTTTAGTATCATAAGGGCGAGTGCTATACGTTGgtcccattctacagataaggCAACTGAAGGCTGAGGAGTGAGGTGACCcgctcaggtcacacagctagacaGCGGCAGAATGATTTGAGACTGGGCTGTTACCCACTctgctcttccatttctttgtgtgacAGGGTTGGGGCAGCTTGTGGGCAAGCAACATCTGTCAGTCTAATCCCTTGTAATCAAACCCACACCCTGACATTCAGAGGCCTCCAGATGACTGTGACAAACACCCCCTGTCCAGGGGGCCATGTGAAGACAGCTGCTTTCAATCACCAGGGTCCAACCCGCTGTGTGAGACATGCCCACCCatctcctgggctgcaggggaaACCCCTTCTACCTCCACCCTCATGCCCCATACCTCCCATCCCCCCTGTTGCCAGCCTAGGACCCAGGTTGCCAGGTACCTGCTGGGCAGAGGGCTCCTGAGTGTGGGTGTCATTGTTGGTGAGGGTCCAGTAGAAGGAGGCGATGTCCAGGCTGCTGTGGGCACCGGCGAGCAGGCCCAGCCAGGCCTGGCTGGTGGAGGGGTTGCCCATGGAGGCATTGGGGAAGTCCAGACCCTCGGGAATGCTCTCCACCAGCACTGCTCTGGAGGGTGGGGAATGATATCAGCCACAGGGGGCCAGAGACAACTGGTGGCAATGTGAGTGCTCACCTGTCTGCCCACAGAGGATGGAAGACTATGTATATGAGTGTCTGTGCACTTGTCTAGACGTGCAGAATGAGTATAtacacatctgtgtgtgtgtgtgtgtctgtctgtccacaGATGTGATGGGAAACGTCGTGTGTTTGTGTGCCTGTCTGCTGACAGATCTGGACAGAATATGATGCTGTGGCTGTCATGGGACCAgtgttgggggaaggggtgggggatggaaagAAGACCCTGTGACAGTGCACCTGGGAGTCTGCAGTCACCACTCTGTCACAGGGAGTGGGTGTGGTTCAGTGCAGGTCCTGCTCAGTGTGTAAGTGTCCCTGGCCTGGCAgggctcctcctcccaccctcagaGGCCCTCCTCCTCAACTTACTCGCAGGGATCATAGCAGGGGGCTGGGCGCTGGTTGGGCCCAAAGAGATGCAAGTCGCCGTATTCCCATAGAAACAGCTGAGTCATCAGGGCACCGAAGCCCACAACTGCCAGGATGAGGACCAGCAGGACCCAACGGGCTttctgtggggaggaggaggtgatgaGTTAGCCCCGTGGAAGCCACCCCAGCCCACGCTGGAGACAGGATGAGGGTGGTGGTGGGCTCCTACCTTCTCCGCAGCCTTCCAAGCCTCAATCTCATTCATGGGCAGCTCACTGGCAGGCTCCTCCGCAGGCACCTTCAGCTAGGGGGTGGGTATGGTAAAGGGGGTGACAGGGAAGCTTGGAGGGGCCTCTGCCCTGCACTGTGCCCAGCCCCATCCCATTGGGCCCCAGATCCACCTACCTCCTGGTACATCAGTTTAGGCTTCATCTTGGCAGGTAGCTAGGGGATATGCGGAGCCCAGGCAGGAAAGTGGGTGTGTCAGGGTCTCCAAACTGTGGGGAACAAAAGCTGGCACTGTGGGGGTGTTCTGGGCCTTGGGGGAACATGATGGAAAGCAGATTAGTCTTGGGCTCACGGGATCCATTGGGTCTCCTTGCCCGCGATCACGGGGGCCACTGGCATGGGGCCCGACACCCCAAAAGGAGGAAGCTGACCGCTGGTCAGCAGGGATTTCGAAATCCCCGAAGGTCTAAGTCTTGCTCTCTTCCCATCATTCTATGCTGCCCACCCTGCCGCCCTTGGCGCCCACCCTACCCCCGTGAGCGCCCACGCTGCTCTTCACTCATGCTCACGCTGCTCCACATTAGTACCTTCCCTTCTCCGAGGTCTGTCCTACACATTCCCCCAAAAGACAATTATGGATGGGGTCAGCGGAGCCCCAAATCTTTGCCCGGCGTTTCGCAACCCGGAGAGCACCTGGCGAGCTTTTTCCAGGTGGCTCCTCTGCCATCTCCCTCAGGTCCCCACCAGACAGCTCAGGCTGGGAGCCCGGGACTATCGGGGCCTCCCCGCCAGTCCCCAGCCCATCCCCCTAGCCATCCTCCGCCACCTTACCCCGGAGGGGACTCGGCCTTACTCCGCAGGCGGCAGCTGCTACCTCCGCGGGGCCCCAGCTACTGCCCCAACAGGCTGAGCAGGggcgggaggaaggagggggcggggccagaggggCCCCGCCCACTGCAGCGGGGAGTCTGCGCAGTGCGCAGCCCGCCCCGGCTCACCGCAGGGAGAAGGGGGGCTCGGGTCCCCCAGATACGGTCCCGCCAACCTGGCGGGGGTAGGTAGAGTATATGGCTGGGGGATGGGCTTTGCCgtccccccccccggggccccagCGTGGGGTAGGGAGGCCACAggtaaggagaaaaaggaaccccacATCTGTCTTGTCTACAAACCTTGCGAACTGTTGTACCATGGGCATGTATTACctagtcaaaaataaataaataaaattaattgttGAAAAACGTCGAAAATAAATGTCggctatactaaaaaaaaaaattgttgtaaaagcctcataaaataaaatggagagatcGAAGTTGAATCATAGGACTTCCAGATACAGCGAATGAGACCTGCAGAAGGCACAGCCCAAGCTACGCGGTGGGGGCAAGAGCGGAAGGACACGGTGGGTTTTCTGCTGGAGTCTGTTTGGATAACAgtatttgctttcttaaaaaaaaaagccaactgacattttgatagggattttaaaattctgtttctgaagTCCAGGCTCTGGCTGGAAGGATAAACAAGATTTCCCATTTCCCATCTCCTATCTGCCAAGCAGGGCTTGAGACCACCGTCGGAGAAATGAACCTTCCCCGCCCACCTCTCCCAATGAAACGGGGGCAGGATGCTCTCCCCTCCAACCACACAGGAAGTCAACAGATAAATGCAGAAAAGGCTTATCTCTGAGAGAAGCGACAGCGTCAGAAGTGGTTGCCTCCGAGAGTGGGATTTGGGGTGGGTGAGGATTGCTTTTTATTGCAcgcctattttctttttttaaaattgtgcgATATAAGCGACTCACagaaaagtagaggaaaaaataaatctctgtgcAGGTTAAGGAATAATTAGAAAGCCAACACAGGTGTTACCGCGTCCCACGGCGTGCATCACTGCGCATGCATtactgtgactttaaaaaaagaaggaagaaaaagtaaattccaAAAAGGGAGGTAGGTACCCCCCCTCACCGGAAGATCCAGCCTAGATCTGCAAGGATGATTTGGAAACCCCTTCCCCCACAACGACCGATCCCGGATTGGCAAGGGCAGAGCACAGCTAGATCCCCTCCTTTTATTGCAGAGACAAATGGGGATGGGCCAAATGGATCCAGCAAAAAAGGCAACAGATCAAGGTTATTTGGAATTCCAGAGGTCACCAGGAGAAGCAGAAGATAACAGTCTTAGAGGCGGCTGACCGCAGGGTTGccagcggggggaggggaggcgtgGGGCAGGAAACCTTGTATTTATTTGCGAAGGCCTCCTCGAGAAATGTTTTACTTAAGAATATGGGGCTGGGGAGACCTGGCTATCTCAGTCCTTAGAGCACGCGACttttgatctccgggttgtgggtgggagccccacgttgggtgtagagattacttaaaaacaaaaatatggggTTGGAACAGCAGGCAATGTAAATTTAGGGAAgataaaatgagcaaaagcaaAACTGAGGGAGAGGTAGGGCATGGAGATGTAAAGGATGGGGTGGGCACTAATACATCAAAAATAGTAAGGCAGACGAGTTCATTCAAATTATTAGTGACTTTTTGCTTCCAGCTTGTATAGCGATTACAGGTCTAATAACAGTGGGTTTAATTCTaacttatattttttatcaaaataccCCTcaggtatttaaaaagaaaactagtggTGGTGAAGTGGTTTAGACTGGATTAGATTGCAAGGCAGTTAATCCTGGATTCCAGAGCCAGAAGCCTGATTTGAATAGGAGCTGTAGCACTATGTGACTGACCTTGAGAAGTGACAAGGAATCCGTGccttagttttcccatctgtaagatGGTCATGGTAGCAATAGTACCTACTTTTCATAAGGCTGTTATTAATCTCACACACACTTAGTATCCGTGTACCAGGTATTGTTTTAGGCACTAGAAATATCGCTTTGAACAAAATAGACACCGGGGAAGACAGACAAAAAAACGAGATAATAAGTAAGTTATGTTAGGTTATAAATGCCATACGGAAGCAGGGCAGGGGTAGGGATGAGCAATTTTAAATAAGGGGGTCTGGGAGAGTCTTGCTGAGAAGGGGATACCTGAGAAAAAAAGCAtcaagaaggggagggagggaactaAATGGACTTCCTAGGGAGAGTGTTTCAAGCAGAGGgaatagccagtgcaaaggccaTGAGGCGGGAATGTGCCTGATGTGGGTAGAGaagagcaaggaggccagtgtgtcTATAGTGGGGTAGAcagtggggaagaaggagagaggagtcAGAGAGGTGACAGGACTAGATCACGCAGGGCTGCCTGGACTGTGGTGAGGACAGGGACTATGGGTATGTTCTGAGTGGAGGAGAGACACGATCTGCCTTGGGTGTTGTAGGTGGTTAAATGGTGgcctcaaaaatatatatataaatatcgaACATGGCCATAACCTCCAGAATTCGTGAATATGACCTTAACTGGAAAAAAGGGTCTTTgtatatgtaattaaattaaagattttgagataaCATCATCCTGGATCATTTAGGTAGGCCCTAAATACAATAACTGtctctgagagacagagaagaccaCGGGGCCAGGGAGGCAGAGATTGCAGTGATATGGCCACAAACCCAAGTATGCCTGGAGCTACTAAaactgggagaggcagggaatcTTCCACAGTCTCAGGAAGgggcatggccctgccaacagcTTGATTTTGGACATCTGGCCTCCAGGACGGTGAGAATAAATTTTGGTTGTCTTAAGCCACActgtttgtggtgatttgttaaaACAGCCACAGGGAACTGATACAGGTGCCTGCAGACTCCCTCTAGCTGTGTGGGggacgcgtgtgtgtgtgttacagcCAAGGGTTTTGGTCTGAGTGACTGTCAAGGATAGAAGCCCCAATAGCTGATTTATGGAAGGCTGAGGAGGAGCAAATTTAGGAAAAGGCTGAAAGAAGTTAAATGAATGACTGGACgaataaataaactgtgtgtgtgtgtgtgtgtgctgaacATATGAAATTTGAGAAGCAACTCCTTGGAGCTAAAGAAATTACTACCTAGCAAGTGTATAGAATGGACACGCAagaggttctcaataaa from Canis lupus dingo isolate Sandy chromosome 1, ASM325472v2, whole genome shotgun sequence encodes the following:
- the PLD3 gene encoding 5'-3' exonuclease PLD3; translated protein: MKPKLMYQELKVPAEEPASELPMNEIEAWKAAEKKARWVLLVLILAVVGFGALMTQLFLWEYGDLHLFGPNQRPAPCYDPCEAVLVESIPEGLDFPNASMGNPSTSQAWLGLLAGAHSSLDIASFYWTLTNNDTHTQEPSAQQGEEVLRQLQTLAPQGVKVRITVSKPNGPQPQADLQALLQSGAQVRMVDMQKLTHGVLHTKFWVVDQTHFYIGSANMDWRSLTQVKELGVVMYNCSCLARDLTKIFEAYWYLGQAGSSIPSTWPRPYDTRYNQETPMEICLNGTPALAYLASAPPPLCPSGRTPDLKALLNVVDNARSFIYVAVMNYLPTMEFSHPHRFWPAIDDGLRRAAYERGVKVRLLISCWGHSEPSMRAFLLSLAALRDNHTHSDIQVKLFVVPADEAQARIPYARVNHNKYMVTERATYIGTSNWSGSYFTETAGTSLLVTQNGRGGLRSQLEAVFLRDWDSPYSHDLDTSADSVGNACRLL